One Actinomadura viridis genomic region harbors:
- a CDS encoding metallophosphoesterase, whose translation MLDGQRFRAALSRLRPPRRLTGPRARRCGRAFAVVAAGLVGGYVGLLLGGRIETPVGPTDVSLLLRPHWGGGTTIQIPPLGSLHLQTHWGIISLEARVTELRPEPARKLIESSTDLNGLTDQIADQLRHGVTVLLLRATALALAFSFLAGLLVFRSWRRALVGLGSTAAATLALAVLAWSTFNPQAVAEPRYTGILANAPQVVGDARSIVERFSAYRAQLARLVGNVSKLYTATSTLPTYEPDPSTLRVLHVSDIHLNPAAWSVIRSVSTQFQADLIVDSGDLTDHGSKAEEQFADEIESLKVPYLFVRGNHDSQGTQRAVARQKNAIVLDDKVHEIEGLRIYGVGDPRFTPDKTTRDDDLGAAQLRTQGSLLAQKLRTAGTTPDLVIAHDPNQGEGFSGSTQLVLSGHGHQRSTRLLPTGTRLFNQGSTGGAGLRGLEHEEPTPIELSVLYFSRATKRLQGWDDLRLGGLGLSSAQIERHLEPKPDRPIREPSMVTPTESPTFPSLPPSRWPTKSPTPTKSPTPTPTTSPSTTRSPERD comes from the coding sequence GTGCTCGACGGGCAGCGATTCCGGGCCGCTCTTTCCAGGCTCCGGCCGCCGCGCCGCCTCACCGGCCCTCGAGCCCGCCGCTGCGGCCGCGCCTTCGCGGTGGTCGCCGCGGGCCTCGTCGGCGGTTACGTCGGCCTGCTCCTCGGGGGACGGATCGAGACGCCCGTCGGCCCCACGGACGTCTCCCTGCTCCTGCGCCCCCACTGGGGAGGCGGCACCACCATCCAGATCCCCCCGCTCGGGTCGCTCCACCTCCAGACCCACTGGGGGATCATCTCCCTCGAGGCCCGCGTCACGGAGCTGCGTCCCGAGCCCGCGCGCAAGCTGATCGAGAGCTCCACCGACCTGAACGGCCTCACCGACCAGATCGCCGACCAGCTCCGGCACGGCGTCACCGTCCTCCTCCTCCGCGCCACCGCCCTCGCGCTGGCCTTCTCCTTCCTCGCCGGCCTGCTCGTCTTCCGCTCCTGGCGGCGGGCCCTCGTCGGCCTCGGCTCCACCGCCGCCGCGACGCTCGCCCTCGCCGTCCTCGCCTGGTCCACGTTCAACCCCCAGGCCGTGGCCGAGCCCCGCTACACCGGCATCCTCGCCAACGCGCCGCAGGTCGTCGGCGACGCCCGCAGCATCGTGGAACGCTTCTCCGCGTACCGCGCCCAGCTCGCCCGCCTGGTCGGCAACGTCTCCAAGCTCTACACGGCGACCTCGACCCTCCCCACCTACGAGCCCGACCCCTCCACCCTCCGCGTCCTGCACGTCTCCGACATCCACCTGAACCCGGCCGCCTGGTCGGTGATCCGCTCGGTCAGCACCCAGTTCCAGGCCGACCTCATCGTGGACAGCGGCGACCTCACCGACCACGGCAGCAAGGCCGAGGAGCAGTTCGCCGACGAGATCGAGTCGCTGAAGGTCCCCTACCTCTTCGTCCGCGGCAACCACGACTCCCAGGGCACCCAGCGGGCCGTCGCCCGCCAGAAGAACGCGATCGTCCTCGACGACAAGGTCCACGAGATCGAGGGCCTGCGCATCTACGGCGTCGGCGACCCCCGCTTCACCCCCGACAAGACCACCCGCGACGACGACCTGGGCGCCGCGCAGCTCCGTACTCAGGGCTCCCTTCTGGCCCAGAAGCTCCGCACCGCCGGCACCACCCCCGACCTGGTCATCGCGCACGACCCCAACCAGGGCGAGGGCTTCTCCGGCAGCACCCAGCTCGTCCTGTCCGGCCACGGCCACCAGCGCTCCACCCGCCTCCTCCCCACGGGCACCCGCCTGTTCAACCAGGGCTCCACAGGAGGCGCCGGCCTCCGCGGCCTTGAGCACGAGGAGCCCACCCCCATCGAACTCTCCGTCCTCTACTTCAGCCGCGCCACCAAGCGCCTCCAGGGCTGGGACGACCTGCGCCTGGGCGGCCTGGGCCTCTCCTCCGCCCAGATCGAGCGCCACCTGGAGCCCAAGCCCGACCGGCCCATCCGCGAGCCGTCCATGGTGACCCCGACGGAATCCCCGACCTTCCCGTCCCTCCCCCCGTCCCGCTGGCCCACCAAGTCCCCGACGCCCACCAAGTCCCCTACGCCCACCCCCACCACCAGCCCGTCCACGACACGTTCCCCGGAAAGGGACTAA
- a CDS encoding metallopeptidase family protein produces MSREVFEELVGEALDTVPPELTSHMRNVVIVVEDEAPEPGLLGLYQGIPLTERGDWYGGVLPDHISIYRDEILRICETEQDVVDEVRITVVHEIAHHFGIDDERLHDLGY; encoded by the coding sequence ATGTCGCGAGAAGTGTTCGAGGAGCTGGTGGGGGAGGCCCTCGACACCGTCCCGCCCGAGCTGACCTCGCACATGCGCAACGTCGTCATCGTCGTCGAGGACGAGGCGCCCGAGCCCGGCCTGCTCGGCCTGTACCAAGGGATACCCCTGACCGAGAGGGGCGACTGGTACGGCGGGGTACTGCCCGATCACATCTCGATCTACCGCGACGAGATCCTCCGGATCTGCGAGACCGAGCAGGACGTGGTGGACGAGGTGCGGATCACGGTCGTGCACGAGATCGCCCACCACTTCGGGATCGACGACGAGAGGCTCCACGATCTCGGGTACTGA
- a CDS encoding MFS transporter translates to MGEFRALWLAQALSFVGDQLAQVALAVLVYERTNSALLTALTYALTYIPPIVGGPVLSGLADLFPRRRVMVVCDVLRAGLVALMALTAMPFWALCALVFLTVLMGAPFSAARAAVLPDVLSGDRYVAGSAITNITHQAAQMLGFLAGGAVVAAVGTRGALALDSATFALSAVILVAGLRRRPAPKRRERQSLGLWKGTVDGGRLVFGDRTLRSLVCFAWLCGFYVIPEGLAAPYAATFEGGAVTVGLLMSAMPAGMVIGAFLFSRCVRPSNRIRSMGWMSILACAPLVGAAAHPPLWAVVVLWAVSGVGSAYQLAANAAFVAAVPASGRAQAFGLAQSGILAGQGLGILVGGAVAQVLGPETVVAFAGALGLAVAAMLTLSWNQVRGEVIAAMYERGRRAPGAGPPAAGTGLDADVAAGIERVSTIASALRGGDGAESATTITAPRGARAAPGAPAAEAGPRSAVPDAEVPQQGRGSGPSAQGRRDDAAAGGEAPPRTGERPARGARRSAPAP, encoded by the coding sequence GTGGGTGAGTTCCGTGCGCTCTGGCTGGCCCAAGCACTGTCGTTCGTGGGAGACCAGCTGGCGCAGGTGGCGCTGGCGGTCCTGGTGTACGAACGCACCAACTCGGCCCTGCTCACGGCGCTCACCTACGCGCTGACCTACATCCCCCCGATCGTGGGCGGGCCGGTGCTGTCCGGGCTGGCCGATCTCTTCCCGCGCCGCCGGGTCATGGTGGTCTGCGACGTGCTGCGGGCCGGGCTGGTGGCGCTGATGGCGCTCACGGCGATGCCGTTCTGGGCGCTGTGCGCCCTGGTCTTCCTGACGGTGCTGATGGGGGCGCCTTTCAGCGCGGCCCGCGCGGCGGTGCTCCCGGACGTGCTGTCCGGTGACCGGTACGTGGCGGGCTCGGCCATCACCAACATCACCCACCAGGCCGCGCAGATGCTCGGCTTCCTGGCCGGAGGGGCCGTGGTGGCCGCGGTCGGCACCCGCGGGGCGCTGGCCCTGGATTCGGCCACCTTCGCGCTGTCGGCGGTGATCCTGGTGGCGGGGTTGCGGCGGCGTCCCGCGCCCAAGCGGCGGGAACGGCAGTCGCTGGGCCTGTGGAAGGGCACCGTGGACGGCGGGCGCCTGGTGTTCGGCGACCGGACGCTGCGGTCCCTGGTCTGCTTCGCCTGGCTGTGCGGGTTCTACGTGATCCCGGAGGGGCTGGCGGCGCCGTACGCGGCCACGTTCGAGGGCGGGGCGGTGACGGTCGGCCTGCTGATGTCGGCGATGCCGGCGGGGATGGTCATCGGGGCGTTCCTGTTCAGCCGGTGCGTGCGGCCGAGCAACCGGATCCGGTCCATGGGCTGGATGTCGATCCTCGCCTGCGCCCCGCTGGTCGGCGCCGCGGCGCATCCACCGTTGTGGGCGGTGGTCGTCCTGTGGGCGGTGTCGGGGGTGGGCAGCGCCTACCAGCTCGCGGCCAACGCCGCGTTCGTCGCGGCCGTCCCCGCGTCCGGGCGCGCGCAGGCGTTCGGGCTGGCGCAGTCGGGCATCCTCGCCGGCCAGGGGCTGGGCATCCTGGTCGGCGGAGCGGTCGCGCAGGTGCTCGGGCCGGAGACGGTCGTCGCGTTCGCGGGGGCGCTGGGGCTGGCGGTGGCGGCGATGCTCACCCTCTCCTGGAACCAGGTGCGCGGCGAGGTGATCGCCGCCATGTACGAGCGGGGGCGCCGGGCGCCGGGGGCCGGTCCGCCGGCGGCCGGGACCGGGCTCGACGCCGACGTCGCGGCCGGGATCGAACGGGTCTCGACGATCGCGTCGGCGCTGCGGGGCGGCGACGGCGCCGAGAGCGCCACGACGATCACCGCCCCGAGGGGCGCGCGGGCCGCTCCGGGAGCGCCGGCCGCCGAGGCCGGCCCGCGTTCCGCCGTTCCGGACGCCGAGGTGCCGCAGCAGGGCAGGGGGAGCGGCCCTTCGGCCCAGGGCCGGCGCGATGACGCCGCGGCCGGAGGCGAGGCGCCCCCGCGCACCGGCGAGCGCCCGGCGCGCGGTGCGAGGCGTTCGGCTCCAGCGCCTTAG
- a CDS encoding PspC domain-containing protein — MDMEKSTTKQLRRTREGRMIAGVCSGTGRYLGVDPNLLRLGLAVFTVFGGAGIVLYAIAWLLIPEEGKPSSVAEDLFTKANANPSVQEAVRKTKETISKTTSGNGTRT, encoded by the coding sequence ATGGACATGGAGAAGAGCACCACCAAGCAGCTGCGGCGCACCCGCGAGGGCCGCATGATCGCCGGAGTCTGCTCCGGCACCGGCCGCTACCTCGGGGTGGACCCCAACCTCCTCCGGCTGGGCCTGGCCGTCTTCACCGTCTTCGGCGGCGCCGGGATCGTGCTCTACGCGATCGCCTGGCTGCTGATCCCCGAGGAGGGCAAGCCGTCCTCGGTGGCCGAGGACCTGTTCACCAAGGCCAACGCGAACCCCTCCGTCCAGGAGGCCGTCCGCAAGACCAAGGAGACCATCAGCAAGACCACCTCCGGCAACGGCACCCGTACCTGA
- a CDS encoding acyl-CoA dehydrogenase family protein, whose amino-acid sequence MDVLRVDDRLSDEERMIRDTVRALVAERIAPRVAGWFDAGTFPARELAPELGKLGLLGMHLRGYGCAGMSAVAYGVACRELEAGDSGLRSFVSVQGSLAMSAIHKYGSEEQKAEWLPRMAAGEAIGCFGLTEPDRGSDPGDMLTRARRDGSDWVLNGTKMWITNGSIADVAVVWARTDEGIRGFVVPAGTPGFTTGDIHQKLSLRASVTSELVLEDVRLPAGAVLPGVTGLKGPLGCLSEARYGIIWGAVGAGRSCYETAVGYAKSREQFGKPIGSFQLTQEKLAWMEIALGQAGLVALHIGRLKDAGEVTPQQISFGKLANVRAALDVARQARTVLGANGITLEYPVIRHMNNLESVLTYEGTQEIHTLVLGQAITGLPAYR is encoded by the coding sequence ATGGACGTGCTGCGCGTCGACGATCGGCTCAGCGACGAGGAGCGGATGATCCGCGACACGGTGCGGGCCCTCGTGGCCGAGCGGATCGCGCCGCGCGTGGCCGGCTGGTTCGACGCGGGTACCTTCCCCGCCCGGGAGCTGGCCCCGGAGCTGGGCAAACTCGGCCTGCTCGGGATGCATCTGCGGGGGTACGGGTGCGCGGGCATGAGCGCGGTCGCGTACGGCGTCGCCTGCCGGGAGCTGGAGGCGGGCGATTCGGGGCTGCGCAGTTTCGTCTCCGTCCAGGGATCGCTGGCCATGTCCGCGATCCACAAGTACGGCTCGGAGGAGCAGAAGGCCGAGTGGCTGCCGCGGATGGCCGCGGGCGAGGCCATCGGCTGCTTCGGCCTGACCGAGCCCGACCGCGGCTCCGACCCCGGCGACATGCTGACCCGCGCCCGCCGGGACGGGAGCGACTGGGTGCTGAACGGCACCAAGATGTGGATCACCAACGGGTCGATCGCCGACGTGGCCGTGGTGTGGGCCCGGACGGACGAGGGCATCCGCGGGTTCGTCGTGCCGGCCGGGACGCCGGGGTTCACCACCGGCGACATCCACCAGAAGCTGTCCCTGCGCGCCTCGGTCACCTCCGAGCTGGTGCTGGAGGACGTGCGGCTGCCCGCCGGCGCCGTCCTGCCCGGCGTCACCGGGCTCAAGGGCCCGCTGGGCTGCCTGTCGGAGGCGCGGTACGGGATCATCTGGGGCGCGGTGGGCGCGGGCCGGTCCTGCTACGAGACGGCGGTCGGGTACGCCAAGTCGCGCGAGCAGTTCGGCAAGCCCATCGGTTCGTTCCAGCTCACCCAGGAGAAGCTGGCGTGGATGGAGATCGCCCTGGGGCAGGCCGGCCTGGTGGCCCTGCACATCGGGCGGCTCAAGGACGCGGGCGAGGTCACCCCGCAGCAGATCTCGTTCGGCAAGCTGGCCAACGTGCGGGCGGCGCTGGACGTGGCGCGGCAGGCCCGCACGGTGCTGGGGGCGAACGGGATCACGCTGGAGTACCCGGTGATCCGGCACATGAACAACCTGGAGTCCGTGCTGACCTACGAGGGCACCCAGGAGATCCACACCCTCGTCCTCGGCCAGGCGATCACGGGCCTGCCGGCCTACCGCTGA
- a CDS encoding aspartate-semialdehyde dehydrogenase: MRIGIVGATGQVGGVMLRILAERGFPVEELRLFASARSAGRRLAWRDTEVAVEDAATADYRGLDIVLFSAGKASSRELAPRVAEAGAVVVDNSSAWRMDPEVPLVVSEVNPHAAAVRPKGIIANPNCTTMAAMPVLRPLHAEAGLTALVVSTYQAVSGSGLAGVAELHEQTRKVVEGADRLTHSGTAVEFPAPQVYVRPIAFNVLPMAGSIVEDGLAETDEEQKLRNESRKILEIPDLKVSGTCVRVPVFTGHSLQINARFERPIGPERAAELLSGAAGVALSDVPTPLQAAGQGPTYVGRIRRDETVENGLALFCSGDNLRKGAALNTVQIAELVAAES; encoded by the coding sequence ATGAGAATCGGGATCGTCGGCGCCACCGGGCAGGTGGGGGGCGTGATGCTCAGGATCCTGGCCGAACGCGGGTTCCCGGTGGAGGAGCTTCGGCTGTTCGCCTCGGCCCGTTCGGCCGGGCGCAGGCTGGCGTGGCGGGACACCGAGGTGGCCGTCGAGGACGCCGCCACCGCCGACTACCGCGGGCTGGACATCGTGCTGTTCTCCGCGGGCAAGGCCAGCTCCAGGGAGCTGGCGCCACGGGTCGCCGAGGCGGGCGCGGTGGTGGTCGACAACTCCTCCGCCTGGCGGATGGACCCCGAGGTGCCCCTGGTGGTCTCCGAGGTCAACCCGCACGCGGCGGCCGTCCGGCCCAAGGGGATCATCGCCAACCCCAACTGCACCACCATGGCCGCGATGCCGGTGCTGCGGCCCCTGCACGCCGAGGCCGGGCTGACCGCGCTGGTGGTCTCCACGTACCAGGCGGTCTCCGGCAGCGGGCTGGCGGGCGTGGCGGAGCTGCACGAGCAGACCCGCAAGGTCGTCGAGGGCGCGGACCGGCTGACCCACTCCGGCACCGCCGTGGAGTTCCCCGCGCCGCAGGTGTACGTGCGGCCGATCGCGTTCAACGTGCTCCCGATGGCCGGGTCGATCGTCGAGGACGGGCTCGCGGAGACCGACGAGGAGCAGAAGCTCCGCAACGAGAGCCGCAAGATCCTGGAGATCCCCGACCTGAAGGTGTCGGGCACCTGCGTGCGGGTGCCGGTCTTCACCGGGCACTCGCTGCAGATCAACGCGCGGTTCGAGCGCCCGATCGGGCCGGAGCGGGCCGCCGAGCTGCTCTCCGGCGCGGCCGGCGTGGCGCTGTCGGACGTGCCCACGCCGCTCCAGGCGGCCGGGCAGGGCCCGACCTACGTGGGCCGCATCCGCCGCGACGAGACGGTGGAGAACGGGCTCGCGCTGTTCTGCTCGGGTGACAACCTGCGCAAGGGCGCGGCGCTCAACACCGTCCAGATCGCCGAGCTGGTCGCCGCCGAGTCCTAG
- a CDS encoding DUF2277 domain-containing protein, translated as MCRSIKTLRPPFTEPVTDDDVRAAALQYVRKISGFRAPAAHNAEAFERAVEEIARSTAQLLSTLEVKGGRSSAREAG; from the coding sequence ATGTGCCGCAGCATCAAGACGCTCCGCCCGCCCTTCACCGAGCCCGTCACCGACGACGACGTCAGGGCGGCCGCGCTCCAGTACGTCCGGAAGATCTCCGGGTTCCGCGCGCCCGCCGCCCACAACGCCGAGGCGTTCGAGCGGGCCGTCGAGGAGATCGCCAGAAGCACCGCCCAGCTGCTCTCCACCCTGGAGGTCAAGGGCGGCCGTTCCTCCGCCCGGGAAGCGGGGTGA
- a CDS encoding alpha/beta hydrolase, with the protein MLPWSAEFAGRIDEHTVSSEALRGNPLGDPDERPLWVYVPPGYDDDPGRRYPTVYVIMGFTGHIAMWRNRTPFRQPFPETADAVFARGDAPPAIVVYVDAWTTYGGSQYLDSPGTGRYHTHLCDEIVPWVDAHYRTLPEPAHRAITGKSSGGYGAMITPMLRPDLFGALATHAGDALFEYCYMREFPDAVRDLRAYDGSIDRWWDDFNSRVPFTRSQDGKLLEILAYTAAYTAREDGTPELPFDPATGLMNDEVWQRWLDLDPVRMVPRYADAMRAQQAIWIDGGTRDEWYLDIGAQAFRQALLDNGVEEKKIYFELFDAAHGGIDYRYPLSLAWLCERIAP; encoded by the coding sequence ATGCTGCCCTGGTCCGCCGAGTTCGCCGGACGCATCGACGAGCACACCGTCAGCAGCGAGGCGCTGCGCGGCAATCCGCTGGGGGACCCCGACGAGCGCCCGCTGTGGGTGTACGTCCCGCCCGGCTACGACGACGACCCTGGCCGCCGCTACCCCACCGTCTACGTGATCATGGGGTTCACGGGGCACATCGCGATGTGGCGCAACCGGACGCCGTTCCGGCAGCCCTTCCCCGAGACCGCCGACGCGGTGTTCGCCCGCGGCGACGCCCCGCCCGCGATCGTGGTGTACGTGGACGCCTGGACGACCTACGGCGGCAGCCAGTACCTCGACTCCCCCGGCACGGGCCGCTACCACACCCACCTCTGCGACGAAATCGTGCCGTGGGTGGACGCGCATTACCGCACCCTCCCCGAACCGGCCCACCGCGCCATCACCGGAAAGTCGTCCGGCGGGTACGGAGCGATGATTACCCCGATGCTGCGCCCCGACCTATTCGGCGCCCTGGCGACCCATGCCGGCGACGCCCTTTTCGAATACTGCTACATGCGCGAGTTCCCGGACGCGGTGCGGGATCTGCGCGCCTATGACGGTTCCATCGACCGCTGGTGGGACGACTTCAACTCCAGGGTCCCCTTCACCAGGTCCCAGGACGGCAAGCTGCTGGAGATCCTCGCCTACACCGCGGCCTACACCGCGCGGGAGGACGGAACGCCCGAGCTTCCGTTCGACCCGGCCACCGGGCTGATGAACGACGAGGTCTGGCAGCGCTGGCTCGACCTGGACCCGGTGCGGATGGTCCCCCGGTACGCCGACGCGATGCGCGCCCAGCAGGCCATCTGGATCGACGGCGGCACCCGCGACGAGTGGTACCTCGACATCGGCGCCCAGGCGTTCCGGCAGGCGCTGCTCGACAACGGGGTCGAGGAGAAGAAGATCTACTTCGAGCTCTTCGACGCCGCGCACGGCGGCATCGACTACCGCTACCCGCTCTCGCTGGCCTGGCTCTGCGAGCGCATCGCGCCCTGA
- a CDS encoding T3SS (YopN, CesT) and YbjN peptide-binding chaperone 1: MSRETTVAYVEKILSSYLETDELVRDEEGDIPIRRGSALYYVRVGQREPYRVEVVSSVLSGVEESYELLRELNEINSGIYGIQAYHRKGRVIFSADMLAESLQAEELERACALISGCADKYDDELQAKFGGRKTFEDAE; the protein is encoded by the coding sequence ATGAGCCGAGAGACGACCGTCGCTTATGTGGAGAAGATCCTCAGCTCCTACCTGGAGACCGACGAGCTGGTCCGCGACGAGGAGGGCGACATCCCGATCCGCCGGGGCAGCGCCCTCTACTACGTGCGGGTCGGCCAGCGCGAGCCGTACCGCGTCGAGGTCGTGTCCTCGGTGCTGAGCGGTGTCGAGGAGAGCTACGAGCTGCTGCGCGAGCTGAACGAGATCAACTCCGGCATCTACGGGATCCAGGCGTACCACCGCAAGGGTCGCGTGATCTTCAGCGCCGACATGCTCGCCGAGTCCCTCCAGGCCGAGGAGCTGGAGCGGGCCTGCGCGCTGATCAGCGGCTGCGCCGACAAGTACGACGACGAGCTGCAGGCGAAGTTCGGGGGCCGGAAGACCTTCGAGGACGCGGAGTAG
- a CDS encoding isocitrate lyase/PEP mutase family protein: protein MTDQKTKAARLRELHRPGEPLILPNVWDAASATIVEEAGYPALATASAAISAMLGHPDHEGAPAEEMFAAAARVVRAATVPVTVDAEAGYGLPAAELVDRLLGIGAAGCNLEDTDHASGTLVDVSAQADRIAAVRAAVRDAGADLVINARADTFITKSPEPLAGAIERGRRYLEAGADCIYPIMATAEDDVAALVQGIPGPVNANCLPGSRLERLAELGVARVSFGPMPYLLALDALKAMATRLKNGDDPYGN, encoded by the coding sequence ATGACTGACCAGAAGACCAAGGCCGCGCGGCTCCGGGAGCTGCACCGTCCGGGCGAGCCGCTGATCCTGCCGAACGTCTGGGACGCGGCGAGCGCCACGATCGTCGAGGAGGCCGGCTATCCGGCCCTGGCCACCGCCAGCGCCGCCATCTCGGCCATGCTCGGCCACCCCGACCACGAGGGCGCCCCGGCCGAGGAGATGTTCGCCGCCGCCGCCCGCGTCGTGCGCGCCGCGACCGTGCCGGTGACCGTGGACGCCGAGGCCGGCTACGGCCTCCCGGCCGCCGAGCTGGTGGACCGGCTGCTGGGCATCGGCGCCGCGGGCTGCAACCTGGAGGACACCGACCACGCCTCGGGCACCCTGGTGGACGTCTCCGCGCAGGCCGACCGCATCGCCGCCGTCCGGGCCGCCGTCCGCGACGCCGGGGCCGACCTGGTCATCAACGCCCGCGCCGACACGTTCATCACCAAGTCCCCCGAGCCCCTCGCCGGGGCGATCGAACGGGGCCGCCGCTACCTGGAGGCGGGGGCGGACTGCATCTACCCGATCATGGCCACCGCCGAGGACGACGTCGCGGCCCTGGTCCAGGGCATCCCCGGGCCGGTCAACGCCAACTGCCTGCCCGGATCCCGTCTCGAACGGCTGGCGGAACTGGGCGTGGCCCGCGTCTCGTTCGGCCCGATGCCCTACCTCCTGGCCCTGGACGCACTCAAGGCCATGGCCACCCGCCTCAAGAACGGGGACGACCCCTACGGCAACTGA
- a CDS encoding ABC transporter ATP-binding protein encodes MTDLQIEGLSKAYASGTTVLNGLDLTVPGGSLAAVLGPSGCGKTTLLRIIAGFLNADAGTVTVGGRTLTGPGAHVPPERRRIGIVPQEGALFPHLSVARNVAFGVTDRSARRRRAEEMLDLVGLAGYGDRMPHELSGGQQQRVALARALAPEPALVLLDEPFNALDSALRAGVRADVRDALHAIGATALLVTHDQQEALSTADLVAVVRDGRIAQCGSPQDVYSRPADPWVAGFVGDAVLLPGTAANGTAATALGPVELRTPAGEAPLQATVLLRPEQLRLTEPGEETPGGTVTDVRYYGHDAMITVTVDGLDAPVDVRVDGHVALRPGDRTGVRVTGRATLHPDQLP; translated from the coding sequence ATGACCGATCTGCAGATCGAGGGTCTCAGCAAGGCGTACGCCTCGGGCACGACCGTGCTGAACGGGCTCGACCTCACCGTCCCCGGCGGCTCGCTGGCCGCCGTCCTCGGCCCCTCGGGGTGCGGGAAGACCACCCTGCTCCGGATCATCGCGGGCTTCCTGAACGCCGACGCGGGCACCGTCACCGTCGGCGGGCGCACGCTCACCGGCCCCGGCGCGCACGTCCCGCCGGAACGCCGCCGCATCGGCATCGTCCCGCAGGAGGGCGCGCTCTTCCCCCACCTGAGCGTGGCCCGCAACGTCGCGTTCGGGGTGACCGACCGGTCCGCGCGCCGCCGCCGGGCCGAGGAGATGCTCGACCTGGTGGGCCTGGCCGGGTACGGCGACCGGATGCCGCACGAGCTGTCGGGCGGGCAGCAGCAGCGCGTCGCCCTGGCGCGGGCGCTGGCCCCCGAGCCCGCGCTGGTGCTGCTGGACGAACCGTTCAACGCCCTCGACAGCGCGCTGCGCGCCGGGGTGCGCGCCGACGTCCGCGACGCCCTGCACGCCATCGGCGCCACCGCCCTCCTGGTCACCCACGACCAGCAGGAGGCCCTGTCCACGGCCGACCTGGTCGCCGTCGTCCGGGACGGGCGGATCGCCCAGTGCGGCTCACCGCAGGACGTCTACAGCCGCCCGGCCGATCCCTGGGTCGCCGGGTTCGTCGGCGACGCCGTCCTCCTCCCCGGCACCGCGGCGAACGGCACGGCCGCCACCGCCCTCGGCCCCGTGGAGCTGCGCACGCCCGCGGGCGAGGCCCCGCTCCAGGCCACCGTGCTGCTGCGCCCCGAGCAGCTGCGGCTCACCGAGCCCGGCGAGGAGACACCCGGCGGGACCGTCACCGACGTCCGCTACTACGGCCACGACGCCATGATCACCGTGACCGTCGACGGCCTGGACGCGCCCGTCGACGTCCGGGTGGACGGGCACGTCGCGCTGCGCCCGGGTGACCGGACCGGTGTCCGCGTCACCGGCCGGGCCACCCTCCACCCCGATCAGTTGCCGTAG